A genomic segment from Brevundimonas mediterranea encodes:
- a CDS encoding YebC/PmpR family DNA-binding transcriptional regulator codes for MAGHSKFKNIMHRKGRADAVRSKLFSKLSRDITVAAKSGLPDPAANPRLRLAVNNAKAESLPKDVIQRAINKASGGDVDTMEEVRYEGRGPGGVGIIVEALTDNRNRAASNIGAAFKKNGGALSEMNSVAFMWDKVGQIIYKAEAGTEDEVMEAAIEAGAQDVESDLVKPDIYEDAPGHTIWTAFEDLNEVAEAMSKVLGDPKSTAIVWKPQSEVTVTGEAVGTLFKLLDALDAEDDVQNVYSNEDISDEDAAKYAG; via the coding sequence ATGGCCGGCCACTCGAAATTCAAGAACATCATGCACCGCAAGGGGCGCGCCGACGCGGTGCGCTCCAAGCTGTTCTCCAAACTGTCGCGCGACATCACGGTGGCGGCCAAGTCGGGTCTGCCCGATCCGGCGGCCAATCCGCGCCTGCGTCTGGCCGTCAACAACGCCAAGGCCGAAAGCCTGCCCAAGGACGTGATCCAGCGGGCCATCAACAAGGCCTCGGGCGGCGACGTCGATACGATGGAAGAGGTCCGCTACGAGGGCCGGGGCCCCGGCGGCGTCGGCATCATCGTCGAGGCCCTGACCGACAACCGCAACCGCGCGGCGTCGAACATCGGCGCGGCCTTCAAGAAGAACGGCGGCGCGCTGAGCGAGATGAACTCGGTCGCCTTCATGTGGGATAAGGTCGGCCAGATCATCTACAAGGCCGAGGCCGGGACCGAGGACGAGGTCATGGAAGCCGCCATCGAGGCCGGCGCCCAGGACGTCGAGAGCGATCTGGTCAAGCCCGACATCTACGAGGACGCGCCGGGCCACACCATCTGGACCGCCTTCGAGGACCTGAACGAAGTGGCCGAGGCCATGTCCAAGGTGCTGGGCGACCCCAAGTCGACCGCCATCGTCTGGAAGCCCCAGTCGGAGGTGACCGTGACGGGCGAGGCCGTCGGCACCCTGTTCAAGCTGCTGGACGCCCTGGACGCCGAGGACGATGTGCAGAACGTCTATTCGAACGAGGACATCTCGGACGAGGATGCGGCCAAGTACGCCGGATAA